One window from the genome of Chloroflexota bacterium encodes:
- a CDS encoding zinc ribbon domain-containing protein: protein MQDRGFALILKAIDVSLDVRKLGVAVVGLAATLGVAAFLSFLGSRTGDAGLVLFTLLAALVMWVGISLVYGAVTRLSYLHLTQGNPGSWRDALGYALGHLVSLMFTGLVLAFAVLGVFLVEVIVLLLGRIPYLGELIASAAFLPLTVLNAFVLLVITVGSWLIYPTIAAEGTGVVGTIQRVVGLVRRSPGQVAAYIAIAIIAVGFASWIIFGLGYGGAALTAVATMIGAGSRIGRLFGIWPRMGGYMSPYGMGWTPYRAASLPFTMYLAQLIYAIGIAGLVAIVAAFPVVFLMSAATATYLNVAEPKPPVATQGNEAEVRCPQCGSPAQKGQKFCSNCGAAL, encoded by the coding sequence GTGCAAGACAGGGGTTTCGCGCTAATTCTCAAGGCCATTGACGTTTCTCTGGACGTGCGAAAACTGGGGGTCGCAGTTGTGGGGCTGGCGGCGACGCTGGGGGTGGCTGCATTTCTGTCCTTCCTGGGGAGCCGCACTGGGGATGCAGGGCTGGTGCTCTTTACCCTATTGGCGGCCCTTGTGATGTGGGTCGGGATATCCCTGGTGTACGGCGCGGTTACCCGCTTGAGTTACCTTCACCTCACGCAAGGTAACCCCGGGTCGTGGCGGGATGCGCTCGGTTACGCGCTGGGCCATCTGGTGAGCCTGATGTTCACAGGCCTGGTGCTCGCCTTCGCGGTGCTGGGGGTTTTCCTCGTGGAGGTCATTGTACTGCTGTTGGGGCGTATTCCGTACCTGGGGGAACTCATCGCCTCGGCGGCATTCCTACCCCTGACCGTTCTCAATGCGTTTGTCCTGCTGGTGATCACCGTCGGGTCGTGGCTCATCTATCCCACCATCGCGGCCGAGGGAACCGGCGTTGTCGGCACAATCCAGCGGGTGGTGGGCCTGGTTAGGCGGTCGCCTGGGCAGGTGGCGGCGTACATTGCGATTGCGATTATCGCCGTCGGGTTTGCGTCGTGGATCATCTTCGGGCTGGGCTATGGCGGGGCGGCCCTCACGGCAGTGGCCACGATGATCGGGGCGGGCTCGCGAATCGGACGGCTCTTTGGCATCTGGCCAAGAATGGGCGGCTACATGTCGCCCTACGGCATGGGCTGGACGCCGTACCGTGCCGCCAGCCTGCCCTTCACCATGTACCTTGCCCAACTCATTTACGCGATTGGTATCGCGGGGCTGGTGGCGATTGTGGCAGCGTTCCCGGTGGTATTCCTCATGTCTGCGGCGACGGCCACGTATCTGAATGTCGCAGAGCCCAAGCCGCCTGTAGCCACTCAGGGCAATGAGGCCGAAGTGCGGTGCCCACAGTGCGGGAGTCCGGCTCAGAAAGGGCAGAAGTTCTGCTCCAATTGCGGCGCAGCGCTGTAG
- a CDS encoding glutamine synthetase has translation MNQPTREEVLQQAEEAHVRFVHLQFTDVVGIVKGVTIPVDQLEGAMAHGIWFDGSSIAGFARIAESDMYLVPDPSTFALVPWESGDEVRTARLLCDVFTPHGEPFAGDPRQVLRRMMNEAARMGFVYNTGPELEFFLFHKDQNGYGTPSLHDQGGYFDQSTDRAVEVRKYMVNALNAFGIRVETSHHECAPGQHEIDFEYTDALHAADNAVTFKYALKAVAGAFGLHATFMPKPIAGINGSGMHVHQSLAYLDSGRNAFADPSDRYGLSAIARHFIAGQMAHARGMSAVLSPLVNSYKRLVPGYEAPVYISWARINRSALLRVPQVSPAKVEQTRVELRCPDPSCNPYLAFAVMLAAGLDGIRRKLEPPDPAEEDLYHLPAEKRQKHKTLPGSLWEALQELQRDEIVRSALGTHVYEKFVEAKTQEWDEYRTCVHPWELERYLNIY, from the coding sequence ATGAATCAGCCTACACGCGAGGAGGTGCTCCAGCAAGCAGAAGAGGCCCACGTGCGGTTCGTGCATCTGCAATTCACCGATGTGGTGGGCATCGTCAAAGGCGTTACGATACCCGTGGATCAGTTAGAGGGGGCGATGGCCCATGGGATCTGGTTTGATGGGTCATCCATTGCCGGTTTCGCCCGCATCGCCGAGAGCGACATGTACCTGGTGCCTGACCCTTCCACCTTCGCCCTGGTGCCGTGGGAAAGTGGCGATGAGGTGCGGACGGCGCGGCTGCTGTGCGATGTGTTCACGCCCCACGGCGAGCCGTTTGCCGGCGATCCCCGCCAGGTGCTTCGCCGCATGATGAACGAGGCCGCTCGGATGGGGTTTGTGTACAACACGGGGCCAGAACTGGAGTTCTTCCTGTTCCACAAGGATCAGAACGGATACGGGACGCCATCGCTGCACGATCAGGGCGGCTACTTTGACCAGTCCACGGACAGGGCTGTGGAAGTGCGCAAATATATGGTGAACGCGCTGAACGCCTTCGGAATCCGCGTGGAGACGAGCCATCACGAGTGCGCGCCTGGCCAGCACGAGATTGACTTTGAATACACCGACGCGCTCCATGCTGCCGACAACGCGGTAACGTTCAAGTACGCGCTCAAAGCGGTCGCGGGGGCTTTTGGCCTGCACGCCACGTTCATGCCCAAGCCCATCGCCGGCATCAACGGTTCGGGGATGCACGTGCACCAGAGCCTGGCCTACCTGGATTCCGGCAGGAATGCGTTTGCCGACCCGAGCGACCGCTACGGGCTGTCGGCTATTGCGCGGCACTTCATCGCGGGGCAGATGGCGCACGCCCGGGGCATGAGCGCGGTGCTTTCGCCGCTGGTCAATTCGTACAAGCGGCTTGTTCCCGGGTACGAAGCCCCCGTCTATATCAGTTGGGCGCGCATCAACCGCTCGGCGCTTCTGCGCGTGCCGCAGGTGAGCCCGGCCAAGGTAGAACAGACGCGAGTGGAACTGCGCTGCCCCGACCCGTCCTGCAATCCCTATCTGGCGTTTGCGGTGATGCTGGCGGCGGGGCTGGATGGCATTCGGCGCAAGTTGGAACCGCCCGATCCGGCAGAGGAAGACCTGTACCATTTGCCCGCCGAGAAGCGACAGAAGCACAAGACCCTGCCCGGCTCATTGTGGGAGGCTCTGCAGGAACTCCAGCGCGATGAGATTGTCCGGAGCGCGCTGGGCACGCATGTGTATGAGAAGTTCGTGGAGGCCAAGACGCAAGAATGGGATGAGTACCGCACGTGCGTTCATCCGTGGGAATTGGAGCGGTACCTGAATATCTACTAG
- a CDS encoding GNAT family N-acetyltransferase: MNVQVLHEANSFEQLQPEWNALLQRSPLRTAFLTWEWQATWWKHLGEGELHLLTLRTDDGALVGIAPLCRVTSQTGRHTFRWVGCVDVSDYLDVIVAPGHETALYAAILDYLTGTGAPAWHYVDLCNIREASPTYESIARLARERGLYARTSVQEICPVIPLPATWEDYLNTLDKKQRHEIRRKIRRIESAAETRWHIADDPATLDDDVDEFIRLHRKSNPEKDAFMDQSMVAFFRDVCRVFFRCGWLSLAFISVNGNRAASMLNFDYDNRILVYNSGYDPEQYAAFSPGIVLLAYCIRHAIETHKEQFDFLRGDEEYKFRFGAIRTTIHNVLISPEPLEP, from the coding sequence ATGAACGTACAAGTCTTGCATGAGGCCAACAGTTTTGAGCAACTGCAGCCGGAGTGGAACGCTCTCCTACAGCGCAGTCCTCTGCGCACGGCGTTTCTCACCTGGGAATGGCAGGCTACGTGGTGGAAGCACCTGGGAGAAGGCGAACTTCACCTCCTCACCCTGCGAACAGACGACGGCGCCCTGGTCGGCATCGCGCCCCTCTGTCGGGTAACCAGCCAAACCGGACGGCACACCTTTCGGTGGGTGGGTTGCGTGGACGTCTCCGACTACCTGGACGTGATCGTCGCGCCCGGACACGAGACAGCCCTATACGCCGCTATCCTGGACTACCTGACCGGAACCGGCGCCCCGGCCTGGCATTATGTAGACCTCTGCAACATCCGAGAGGCATCTCCCACCTACGAATCCATCGCCCGCCTGGCCCGGGAACGCGGCCTCTACGCCCGCACCAGCGTGCAGGAAATCTGTCCGGTGATTCCCTTGCCCGCCACTTGGGAAGACTACCTGAACACCCTTGACAAAAAGCAGCGCCACGAGATTCGCCGCAAAATCCGCCGCATTGAATCCGCCGCCGAGACCCGCTGGCACATTGCCGATGACCCGGCCACGCTGGACGACGACGTTGACGAATTCATCCGCCTCCATCGCAAGAGCAACCCCGAGAAAGATGCCTTCATGGACCAGTCAATGGTGGCATTCTTCCGAGACGTGTGCCGCGTCTTTTTCCGTTGCGGTTGGCTCAGCCTGGCGTTCATCTCGGTCAACGGCAATCGCGCTGCCAGCATGTTGAACTTTGACTACGACAACCGAATCTTGGTGTACAACTCTGGCTACGACCCCGAACAATATGCGGCGTTCAGCCCAGGCATCGTCCTGCTCGCCTACTGCATCCGCCACGCCATTGAGACCCACAAAGAGCAGTTTGACTTCCTCCGCGGCGACGAAGAGTACAAGTTCCGCTTCGGGGCCATACGCACCACCATCCATAACGTGCTCATCAGCCCAGAACCCCTGGAGCCGTAG
- a CDS encoding glycosyltransferase, which produces MSLRVAMISVHTSPLATLGGKEAGGMNVYVRDLSRELALRGMAVDVFTRQQSPDVSRVREFAPNARVIHLPAGPPAPYDKHKLFQHLPEFTQALARFAEQERISYSLLHSHYWLSGWVAHELRRQWPIPLVHMFHTLGHMKNAVAAAPEEMETDLRIQTEGQIMHWADCLVAASPLEKAQMAWLYGAAPAKIRVIPAGVDTERFHPIPVEVAKAHIGIPQERKLILFVGRIEPLKGIETLFRAIAILAKETPCFCENICVSIIGGEGEGTEATRSAEEERLRELREQLELRDLVTFLGSKDQDALPYYYSAAYVVVVPSYYESFGMVAVEAMACGVPVIASKAGGLMYTIQDGLTGLLFPSNSPAALAEKLCMLLDEPELRDKMGENARQWAQRFAWPNIADQIVALYGELLSRQAATLTATRGM; this is translated from the coding sequence ATGTCCCTCCGCGTCGCCATGATCAGCGTCCACACCTCCCCGCTGGCCACCCTCGGCGGGAAGGAAGCTGGGGGCATGAACGTGTACGTGCGCGACCTGTCGCGCGAACTCGCCCTGCGCGGGATGGCCGTGGACGTGTTCACCCGCCAGCAATCGCCGGACGTCTCCAGGGTGCGCGAGTTCGCGCCCAACGCTCGCGTCATCCACCTCCCCGCCGGCCCCCCGGCCCCTTACGACAAGCACAAACTCTTCCAGCACCTGCCCGAGTTCACCCAGGCCCTGGCCCGCTTTGCGGAACAAGAACGAATCTCCTACAGTCTCCTACACAGCCACTACTGGCTTTCGGGATGGGTGGCGCATGAACTTCGGCGGCAGTGGCCCATTCCCCTCGTCCACATGTTCCACACGCTGGGGCACATGAAGAACGCCGTCGCGGCCGCACCCGAGGAGATGGAAACCGACCTGCGCATCCAGACGGAGGGCCAGATCATGCACTGGGCCGACTGTCTGGTGGCCGCCAGCCCGCTGGAGAAGGCGCAAATGGCCTGGCTCTACGGCGCAGCCCCCGCCAAGATTCGCGTCATCCCTGCGGGCGTGGACACCGAACGATTCCACCCGATTCCCGTGGAAGTCGCCAAGGCCCACATCGGTATCCCGCAAGAGCGGAAACTCATCCTGTTCGTGGGGCGCATTGAGCCGCTCAAGGGCATAGAAACCCTGTTCCGCGCGATTGCCATCCTGGCGAAGGAAACGCCCTGCTTCTGCGAGAACATCTGCGTCTCCATCATCGGCGGCGAGGGCGAAGGCACCGAGGCCACCCGCTCGGCGGAAGAGGAACGCCTCCGCGAGTTGCGCGAGCAACTGGAACTGCGGGACCTGGTTACCTTCCTTGGGTCAAAGGACCAGGATGCGTTGCCCTACTACTATTCGGCCGCCTACGTTGTCGTCGTGCCTTCTTACTACGAGTCCTTTGGCATGGTGGCAGTGGAAGCCATGGCGTGCGGCGTGCCGGTGATCGCGTCCAAAGCCGGCGGCCTCATGTACACCATCCAGGACGGCCTCACCGGACTCCTGTTCCCGTCCAACTCGCCAGCCGCTCTCGCCGAGAAACTCTGCATGCTGCTAGACGAGCCCGAACTGCGCGACAAAATGGGAGAAAACGCGCGCCAGTGGGCGCAACGCTTCGCATGGCCCAACATCGCCGACCAAATCGTGGCCCTGTACGGCGAACTCCTCAGTCGCCAGGCCGCGACCCTGACCGCCACCCGGGGTATGTAG